The Archocentrus centrarchus isolate MPI-CPG fArcCen1 chromosome 3, fArcCen1, whole genome shotgun sequence sequence ttcaaggctttagaaacattatttttcatgtttagatTAATATAAAATGGTATTAATAtagttttatgtttatgtttaaaaatataaaaaaataaaactgagccACTGTCCTGGGGCTTTTGGGTTGGACACTAAATTATTACTAACATTTATTATTAacgtctgttttctgcagcaagaaatgttgcatcaaagcacaggacaaatctcagacacacacacacacaacaaaacacatacacacacccaatCTATCCCATCCAAGAGATGCAACACTGTGAGAACTCTACTAATGTGAGAAttagacaaaagtatttctaacTTTTTGATCGGGTAATTGATAGAATATcccattactaaaataatcagtagCTGCAGCCCTATTAACTAGACTTACACAGTATGCTGTTCAGcaatgtgaccttttttttttttttttgtaaatgtgtggTTATTAGTGTTGAAAATTGTTTGGTTCCTACATTGATGTTGAAGAAAGTTAGTTGTAGATTATTAATTGTTGCCTTCTGTTAGTGTAGTTGATCCATATGATTAGGGTGCTCAGTTAATACAGGCGGTATGCTTTTCATCACTCCTAATGACCAATACTACAGAATATTTAAACCACTTAAAGCCATGGCACATGTTTTGCCCGTTCACTGGTATAGCAGTATTTTGAAAAATTCATGTAATGCATTAAATTTAGGCTATTATACTGGTGCTTCTGGTATATGCAGTACAGTGCAATACAGTTCGGGTGCACTGGAGCCGGAtagttgaaataaaaaaaaaacatataataaCCATAATTTAGGTAGAATAAATAGCATTTCCCAGCATGAGCTGTTTTGTACTGCTTGCATTACATTCTAACTAGCAACAGATTGCTCATGTTAAACTCTTAAGTAGATGCATACTGGAAAATTGGATttactttgtgacatggtgagtGAGCAGTACACGGTAGTTACTGAGAAAGCTGCAGTTGGTGACTTCTTTCAAAAGGCCCGATTACATTAGGCTGCATTTTGTTGTCTGATTCATCTGAAGTGCACCAGAAACATTACAGCAACTGCAGCACAGTGTGTAACTGCTGCAGGCCGTTCAGGTATATAAAGTGTATATGAGGCTGGAATGACAAAGCAAATCTGactgatctgaacctgagttTTAATTCACAGCTTGACATTTACTGTTATCTGCTGCATTTTATTTCCTTGGAAAAATGACATGTTACCTTTGGCCAGCTAAGAATGCACCTTGTAACAGTTTAACAGCCTCGGTAATGGGTGACTTCTCTGACATTTGAAACTCTGGACCTTGTGTTAGAAATGACCAGGTTCAGTTTTACTGACaggtttttattgatttttatttttcaaaaatcttttgcacattttattgtatgttttaAGATAATGGATAAACAGTGTTTTTcgtgtttttaatgatttccttTTTGTGATTTCTCTCCAATTGGCAGGATTACTACAAATCTGGGATAATCCGTTGTCCTGATGGAATCTCCATCCCAGAGCTGCGTGAGGCGTGTGACTATCTATGCATTTCCTTTGACTACAGCACCATCAAATGCAGAGACCTCAGTGAGTATTTCCTCTGGGGCACTGAAGCTGTTGGTGTTGCACATAAACGGATTCAGTGCTGAGTATCGTGATCACTGAGACGGCTCACTGCCTTGTCACTTTGTAAGCCgtaacaagataaaaaaaataacagtgttGCGGCTAATTGAGCTTAATCACCAACTCGTGAGCATTTCTgattttggattaaaaaaagcttttaaaagaaGCAATTTTCCCAGTTATAAAGTTGCTGCCAAAAAAGTGCACATGATGGATATAAAAAAATGGTGAATAATTAACCAAAATTACATGCTGTTTATATGgcacacattttttattttttacttttacatttttaatcatttctgtctaatgaatgaaaaaagagaaagtttcAAATCCACATGTGAAAGTGAGTTCAGGGACATAAGTTGTATCATGTGTGACATTttgtcttctttccttcttGACTATTTGGGAAAAGATGACTACAGATTTGATTTGTCATGTTTTAGTGGTGGTTTTTATGGCTTTTTCTGCACAAGACTGGACAGAACTCAAACAACTTTTGTTCATCAATATTGAATGTTTTGCAGCAGTACTTTGTTGAAATGGAGGCAAGGACATGGTGGTTGTTTGCTTACCTATAAATTATTTGTTTGAACTTAAAACTACAAGACAGTATCCTAAACTGACACTAGCCTTTAAACCAGGAATTCAGTATTTATAAAAGCACCTCTGAAATTGCTCTGTGGAGAAAGATGAAGTCCATTTGCGTAACAGTAAAGCAGATGACCTGTTTCAGTTGTATGTTTTGGCTTACCTTATCTTACCTGTGTGATTAAGCTTATGGTGGAAAACTTGAAGCACTGCACTTTAAATTCATATCTTCTTACTCTTTAACAGGTGCCCTGATGCATGAGCTGTCCAATGATGGGGCTCGGCGTCAATTTGAGTTTTACCTCGAGGAAATGGTTCTGCCTCTGATGGTGGCCAGTGCTCAGAGCGGAGAGAGGGAATGTCACATTGTAGTCCTTACTGATGATGATGTGGTGGACTGGGATGAAGAATATCCACCGCAAATGGGGGAAGAATATTCGCAgagtgagtgcccactaatgtAGAACACAGGCACATGTCTGAGAGCACAAATACATGATAAGCAACCTTGTTTGTGTTGTCCTTGTAGTTATTTACAGCACAAAACTGTACAGATTCTTCAAGTACATCGAGAACCGAGATGTTGCCAAATCAGTTTTAAAAGAGCGGGGTCTGAAGAAAATAAGGCTGGGCATTGAAGGTGAGCTGAAGTTTTCACTAACAGATATtgatgtcttttttcttttctttttttcattctctGATGAGCAACATTTGGGGGTTTTGAAATGTTTAGAAATGACAATCTAAAGCAAAACAGGCCAAAGATTTTCCTAATGACTGCTGTATAATGCATGAGCATGCATTTGAAGTGGTGCTTATTTGGCCAGCATTTGTCATACAGATagtgaaatgaaaaaacaaGCTCAAATATGTCTGTGTGACCTCTAGAAGATGGTTAACATCACATAACAAGGCATCATTTATTGGTGCTTGTTGAAGTGGCGGGCAAGCAAATGAAACGACTGTGGTAGGCATTAGAACAAATATACCTTAACTATGAAACggatcaaaataaaattaattcattTGGAACCCAACGCTTGTCACAGAAAAAGTAAATGTATCAGGATTACATTCAAGTAATCTGATACTtgtggtggtttttttttttttttttttttttttttttttttttttgtattctgttaACAAAAGTTAACATGAACTGAGTCAATGGTGGTGGtacctctgacctctctgacAGGTTACCCTACTTATAAAGAGAAAGTCAAGAAAAGACCAGGTGGTCGTCCTGAGGTCATTTACAACTACGTCCAGAGGCCCTTCATCCGAATGTCCTGGGAAAAGGAGGAGGGTAAAAGCCGACATGTGGATTTCCAGTGCGTTAAGTCCAAATCCATCACCAACCTGGCGGCAGCAGCAGCCGACATCCCCCAAGACCAGCTGGTGGTGATGCACCCTGGCCCCCAAGTGGATGAACTGGATATCCTGCCTAATCACCCACCCAGTGGAAACCACTACAGCAACAACTACAGCAACGAGCCTGATCCTGATGCACCTTCACCTGCTGTCTGAGGACACTCTGGTCCTCTTTCAATGCCTCTGCCCCTCTCTTACTCTTCTAGTCCTACTCCCAGCATGCTGCAGCATGGAGCGCTAGGGGCACCATAACCATATTGCCTTGACACCTCCTTTGCAGCCTTAGAGCCTCAAGAACCTGGATGACTGtaggaaaagaaacacaaggaacatAAGACTGGTGAAAGGAAGActtcacttttgttttcattgttttttttacttgaccAAAGGAaggaatttatttttgtttggggaaaaaaatctgtaaaaaaaaatttattactAACATTATTATTTACAATATTATTGTATCTTAATTTGATGGTTTTGCTGAGCACTCTTATGGTGTCACTGTTTTCCTACAGGTTTTATTTCAGTGATATTTTAGATTTTGATTCTCTCGGGTGGCCTAACTGCTAAATGGCTTTGGGGAAGGATACACGACTCGCTAAGGAGAGATTACATCTTTCTGGTCATGGAGAAAATCAGTTATCGCCACTTAGTCTCATGATCTCCAGTTGAACTCCTCTCAGATGTCTTTGATTCTTGTCATGGGATATGTAGTCATTGGCTGGATCTGATTTGTGATGTTTTGCTCCTCCCGCAGCCAAGATATTAAGCAGAGCTCAGGCTGTTGTGGTCAAAATCTTTTATGTGCAAAGCTTGAAattgttgtttaaaaataaaacaaaatcataaaataaagataaacattttaaaaaatctctaTATTTGAtgcattattttaagatctgtTGAAGGTTTATGTAAGAGCCTAACAGGATCCAGGAGATGATGCCCTCCAGAGGTAAGATTGACCAGATGTGGTTAAATGCTAATGAACATTAAGAAATGTCCTTGCtctgcaaacttcacacaaacagtgagtgttcagagatgctcttctgcaaacTTTGCTTGTaataagtggttatttgagctgCTGTTGCCTCCTCTAACCTCTTGTATCAGCCAGgaatttttgcccagagaactgccactcactgagTACTTTCTGCCTTTGGgagccattctctgtaaaccatagTTGtgcgggaaaatcccagtagatcagcagttcctGAAATAGTCAAGCACCAACAACTATGCCACATTGAGAGTCCCTtaacctttcttcctcattctgatactTGGTTTGACAGGAACCGCAAGCAGAGATAGAATTGGGTACAGGCTAGTAAATTATGTGGTGTCTATAAGttgaaaataacttttttttttttaaacttacctGACTACTGTATAGACAGATGATGTTCTCCATCTCTTTGGTCCAAGGGTTCATAAAACTGAACCAGCAACTTCTCAGTATGATGAATGAcccatcttttatttttaacttgtaGCACTTTATATTGATCTTCTCTTTCATTTGCAGTGCTTAGAGCAGACAGGGATGAGGACAGATAACCAATGAACTACAGCACAGTTTTCAGTCATTGCTCCATTCTCTTTCAGAAATCCACCAAAGCAGATCAGGCTGCAATTTTTGTGCATAGGAACAGTTGTAATATGTTGTAATGTGCAATTATCAGGATGTCAGTAAGATGCATATCTTGCCTGTGACATTCTGCTAAGTGACCAATATtaaattcataaaataaatgaaaaaataacgtgaaaattgtttcttttaatagtttttttgaGAATTGCATCAACTGAGAAAATCTACAAATTAGTGTGAGTTTGTAGTGACGTGGGAGCAATATGACACCTTTGATCGTCAAAGACAAACTTCCCGTCAATTACATGATGTGAAACAAACTCTGTTGGCTTGATTTTGATGGGATTGTGAATTGGCTGAGATTCACCATGCGAACAAACTTGCATGCATCATTTCCTGCTTATTTTCATTCAGATTCACCACAGAGGAGGACATACCTTTAAAATAACTTGTGCTGTGAATGGTGCAGAAACCCTCACGATCTGTGGGGAAAAGCAAGTGTTCAGATGTTCCTAAAGTGATACTAATATATGAGCATCTTTGATGAGTCAGCAGAATACAGTAGATATTAATCCATGATCATGGTAGGGACTTGATAAGCCCTGCTCTGGGCAGGCGAACATTCTTCATCCTCCAAATTTAGTTTGCACTTCATCTCACAGAAAAAGGAGCATCTCACACCTGAACAAAATCCCAAGGATCCTAATTGGCTGATGTGTCTTCACTAAAAGACCAGCTAAAAAGTAGACGAAAATTGACAAGAAACAATAGATATGGCAGCtgtgtatatacatatttttgcCAAATAATACTGCAGCAGTAGGAAAACACACATACCTTTGGCTTTGATGATTGTCTGCTGCTCCTTTACTTTGTCAGCCTTTAGGATGCAGGTAATCAAGCACACTCCTGCCAGTCGCGTCATTCTGgagataaaatacagaaaacaggCTGGAAGATGCAAAACTGCAGATTGTGTATGTGATgcagacagaaaaatatttacagtgcttaacaaatttattagaacACCACCTAATGTCaagtttatgccacagctgccctaaattaacagtattggtaattaccaaaatctttttttttaatatttgtgtaataattaatccaccagtatgtgcacactttttaatcaaaatcatatttttaatgtgaGAATATAATCATTGTTGCTATTCATGAAATAATGTCctcttttacaaaaaaaaaagcagaaaaatagtaaaacacattattattttttgattaagatgccaaattatgGTTATTTACTTGCTTTCCTGTAGAGAAAAATTAGTTTttgtggttgaatgttatgctcAATCAATTTCTGACTTCACAGAGCGGTTCAGTGTGCCAGCgactcaaatttgggtataaaaatgtgaatttggtTCAAGGAGTTTAGTAATTTTTAGTTTAAACAAACTACAAACTAACATTattgtgtttccttgttttcaTGGCAAGTGGCCAAATGAATCTGTAGCACACTGCAAAGTTTTATGCTAATATTCAGCATTAGAGAAATACTGTAGCTGTCTGTATTTAAGGACTTTGTTTATGGATTCAGAAGCAAACTGCCTTCCCACGCTCACAGTCAACAGCAAAGAGAAAGCTATATGGGCTGAGCGACAAAGAAATGCAacatttaaatgacaaaaacaaagcagtcaTAGCTGTCCAGAGACTCTTGGTGGCAAATAAATTCTTTTATGTGTATGCAAAAACCCCTTAACTCTTAATCAAATGCTTTTGTAGCCTAACTTTTGCATTACATATACATCCACCTTTCTTAAAACACTTGGAGATGCACTGGAAGGTTAGCAAACATTCTGAGATATCAGCTAACCTGGAGAATAATCACATTTCATAAATGCAATGTCATACCTCTAGTGTGCCCAGTGGTCATACCTATTGCTGAGAATATTAAATAGAGAGCTTTGAGTTTATAACGCCACACTTTGATACAAATACTGCATTAGTTTAGCTGTTGGTCACCCTGTAGTCTCATGATCCTCGTTATGATCACTAATGTCTGAAACACTTTAAACCTGAATTAACTGACTTTTGGCCACTTCAGGACAGAGCAACAAGAAAACAGTGTCATCGCCACTAAACTATGGTAAAAATTCAGAGTTCAGTTAATAATAGCAACTTTAATGTTACACTGTGTGAAAACAGGGACCACTTATGTAGTAATGAAGGGGGGAAAGGAATTCATttccagcatctgctgaccaTTTGCTTCCTCTCATCTGAACTTATTAATCCATGTTTACTTTGGAGAGAATCATTACAAatgaatttatatatttttacattgtgtttctCCAGCTAAGCCTCATACTGACAGCTGTAATTACTGGTTGGATTATGTTCACCTAAACCATCATCTCTGCCTAAACTTAGTGTCTAAACACTCAAAAGTTTTATATCTTACTCACTTTAAGTAGATAGCATGCTGTTGGATTGGAGATTTTTGTGGAAAACCAATATGTTAGTGGTTAAATTCTTTCTGCAGTGATTCAATATCAACATTTGGGCAACTTGCCAGATGTGTTCCTCTCCTCATTATGACAGAAAAACATTCACTTCGAACCATATTAGATGGTATTTTAGTGCTGCATTAGCCACACATCCTCACATGCACATTTTGGCTCTGATGCAATGAAGGTTTAAAATATTACCATGATGACATATTACAAGTAATTACTTCATTATGTGGTTTTCTTCAGTGGTTGTCATCCTAACAGATTTTACAAGATGTCTGAGCCAAGAGGCAGCGTTTCTGCTCAGTTTACTTGGCATCGTGAATGTAAATGCTACTGAGCTGAGCagagctgaaacttacagtgaggtcagaaaaggctgaggtatgccagattacataagaacaggaaaccatTGGTttccaagaagcctggagaactattcctgaagactcctTAAAGAAATGACCAGACAACCGCccaagagagttcagactgtgttaaaACAGACATAAGCTTGGTTTTACATTATAGGGGGTATTTACTGTTAAACAGCTGTTTCTAAAGGTTTGTTGAAGTGAACTGATTTATCTCATATATCTTCTTACTATAATACacaaaattatttctttgtcCATGAACTCCTCCTGGACCACCACGAGTaaccaaacttggcacacaggTATGTCTTAGGCCCCTAAAGGTCCTTATCTAGATCAAATattgtgatgtcatcatgttgcctagTAAACACCCTGTCACAGTCTATAATGGACCATTTTTAGCTTTTATGCACTTATAGCATCTTATAAAAgccgtttttaaaaaaaacaaaaacaaaaaaacagtaacaCCATATTTATATCCACAACACTGCAGCATGGACATGTACTGTAAAAGTGTGAGACTGAAAATGGCActttgcagcttttattttactCAAAAGAGCAACATACTCTCAGTGTTAGAGCTGTTCCTCTGAAAAGAACGCAGGTTTGTGCTTCACCTCTGTGTTACAGCAGAACAGaatttcagagaaaaaaatgttgatgAACTTTTAAAATAGGAATCATCCTTCATTTTGTGGTATaagaaaatctttaaaatgtACTTATCAAGGTGCAacttaaaacagcaacaaaaaaaagtgattacCTCAGATTGTTATTGTAACTATGCTGGTTATTAGGTTTCCTGTACCAAAGCAGGTTGATCTTTAAAAAGTGTTATAGCTCTGCAGGGCTCATATTATGTGGCACTTATTAGTTCCTTAGTTCAGCCATAAAGTGACGTCTTAATCCAAGATTTGCACAgagtgaaataataaaaatagtgACAGAAAAAACTGtacttgctcagggacccacagtgatgccagcccaagGATTcaaaccagggtcctctcagtgatgaaccctcttcttctccactaggccaccactcccctTCTCTAAGGAAATCCAGGAGAAACAGTTTTGCACAATAATCAAAAACCAGTCCACCAAAGCAATATGGTCATTATTGTAAGAAATGTATTTCATGAAGTGTATTTACTATTACAAATTTGCCACTGTCGCTGTGTGAGTTGCTCTCTGTTTAAAGTTACTTTTTACCATTTATTTTATCAGGTGTTCAGGATTGGGGATCATGGTTTAATTACTCATTAGAGTGTCAGCCGTCTTCAATAAACCTGCATGATTTTTTATGCTATAATCCCAAATCTCCATTTGGGGGAATCAATTCCACCAGAAAAAAGGGTACACCGcttaggtaggtaggtaggtggGTGAACCTCTTTATCAGGACAGGGATGAGTCATTATATAAAGTTGCAGTGGGCAGGGATGATTTCCTGTAACGATCCTTATTACAACGCAGCTGCAAAAACCTCTTACTGAACACACTCCTCTGTTTGCTCAGTAGATTGTGCAGGGGGTGTGTTGTGTTGTCCCTTATTTTGATCAGTTTGTGTAGCATTCTTCTCTTGATAGTCATCACAAGGGGTTCCCGAATAATTCCAAGGACAGATCCACCCTTCTTCAAGAGTTTATTTAGCCTGTTTAGGTCACTACTCTACTCTGTCCCTTCCTGTATACAGCTTCAGTATGACATCTCCAGTCCAGTCTGTTGTCCAGGTGAACTCCTAAGTATCCGTAActctccaccacctccacctcttctcCCAGGATGGATACAGTATTTGGTGCAGTAGTAGTTTTCCTAAAATCCACTACCATCTCCTTCATTTTAGTAATACAATTGTAGTAGTATAATAGGATTTAAAGGTAGTCAGCAGAACTTAGTTTCTATTGGAGCTGGAGCTTTTGGCAAAGTTGGTTGATGATGGTGAGGACATAAACCTGCTCATTCAAGATGGGCTGTCCATTTCTGGAAAATTACTGGTTAAACTTGCCCCAATTTAAAAAGCTAACAATCAAACAATTGAATGAGATGTCATAAAAGCACTTGTAGGTGTAATGTGGaggtggcccagtgcttttgTTCATACAGTGTATTTCCTTAGTCAAGATTTGGGCCATCACCTCTTCTCACCACATGCTGGCAGTAGCACACAGCAAACAGATCAAAAAAGCTTCACAGTTTAATAAGTTAGAAAAGTGATTTACATGTAAATTTTTTATATTGAGACATGTTATTGTAAACTGTGATAAATTAATTAAGAACTCAAAGCTATTAGCTTCCTGATTAATCTTTACTGAAATGTTTTTCACACGTGTCACATAGACTGTTTCCCCTTAGATATATGAATAAGTCACCCATAAGTGATTTTCTTTTGAGTGTGGTACTTGAAGTTACCAGATAAATAAGTATAAAGATGTTAGTCTCTTTCTCACCATCGTATATTTGTATGTCGGTGCCAAGAATCTGGGGGTTTTGTTATTTGTGGCCAAGCCAAACTTTATGTATGCATATATAATGTTTATATATAATGTTTTCATACACTCCAAACTTTTGTCAAAAGTTCACTCCGAGTCTGAAACAGATGCCAACAGCATCCAGAGTGCAATCACATAGATTCAGATGTGCTAACTAACAGCTTAACAATAAACCCAGTGCAGCTGTATTAGGATCAGATGCAGACAGTTACAGTTTCAGAGTGAGACTTCAGCAGCagtgtcacttaggtcactaaGTTCACACCCCCGTCCCTTTTATTATTGGGCGTCCTTCTGATGCCATCAGATTTGTGTGGTCGAATTAAGTAAATGCGATAGTCTTGAAGTGTTACATTACACTGCATTCAGCTGATTTGGCAGATGCTCCTGTTTggtttagaaaaaaagaaaaaaacatcttggGTGGTATCATTGTTGAAGTTTAAACCACTTCCAAGcaacattttccttttattgAGTCTACAAATGACGGCATATTTTAGAAAAGACATCCTGCTCAAAGCTTTGAATTTAATCACACAACAACTGCAAGTTATCCAGGGACCATATGACAAGATTTCTGAAACAGATTTGACGTGTAGCTCAAGCTGCACAGctgtacaaaataaaaactgctaCTTAAAAAAATCTTGAGAAGAGCCAAATCAAAATAACTCTGTTTTCAATACAAGCAATAGATTTGCAAGTGTGTTGCACATATAACTGGATTATGGGCTGctcttgctctttttttcaCAGCTTGGTGAGGACAGGCTCTGGAGGCTTCTAATTCAATATAATTGAGACAGACTGATGTGAACATGAAACATTATACTTTATTTAACTCCAGCCATCTGCTCTTTTTCAAGGTACAGTGTCAGTGCATCATATACAGCACAGTGACATGTGTGaaatgaaatgagaaaagaGTGGCTCATTCTAAAGCAGTATTTGTAAATCAAATGAGGAGCACAGCaccttaaaaatgtgtgtgtgtgtgtgtgtgtgtgtgtgtgtgtgtgtgtgtgtgtgtgtgtgtgtgtgtgtgtgtgtgtgtgtgtgtgtgtgtgtgtgtgtgagataagATAATGTTATTTAGCTTGTCTCAGGGAAACCAAGAAGAAGACAAGGAAGAAGAAACAATGTTGCCCTACAATGTGAAACCAGAGAAGAGGCAACGACACAAAAAAGCCTAAGTTGGCTAAAAGCAATTTGAGACATGATGTATTAATAGCAGCTTTGTTTCTGTTGACTGTAACGTGGCACAAaaccctttaaaataaatactcgATACTTGATAGTTTCACAAGTCAGGGCGAAAATGTAATTCATCAGCTTGACTTGCAGAACATATAAAAcatgcagagacagcagcacaCATTATTTTCTTGTATGTTCATAAACACACTGCAAAAAAGACAATGTATGTTTggttctttttttgggggggggggggggggggggggggggcatgaggGTTGTGATGTTTAGATTTCACGGTAAGATTCAGCTCAAAGGGATTTGAGATGACTAAACTATGTTATGGTTAAAACACTCCGCCCACATGTTTATCTGTTCAAAAACCAGTCAAAACAGGCTCATGACTAAGTGGTTTTACCCACATATGTTCTTGTAGTGTTCCCAGTGTATCTTTTTTTATAACAATCTGCagtcatttattatttctgcaagattttgttgtcttttttttaaataaattgttttatttaatgtgaaaCTGTTTGAAAGTCTTTGGTATTCCTGGTGGGTGTCAGAAGACATCAAAAAAAATAAGTGTCTGTGACACTGATATCAAATTTATTCAGGACGTTTATTTCAAAATGTAAGCTTGCTCTATGAGACAGAGAATACGTTCTGTTACTGGGTGAAACTCATTGCTGTCAGTTGCCTTGCTACAGTGGACATAGACGTGATTACAGACATTTCAGTCATTGTGTCAAATCTGTGCTCATCATTATTAATGTGGGATCATTTTTGTGGAACATAAGGAGGTTTAGTTTGTCATTTGAGGACTCACATCACACACCCAAAGGGGGCCATCTGGCAGCATGCTTGGACCCCCTAGTGGTCACATTAAAATTATGGGTGTTTTGTCTTAGTAAGCAAAGCCTCTTACTGTTTGATCTGTCCCATAACACATCAGGGCTGCAATTTTTCATCaattaatccaaaaaaaaaatcccgtcttttattttttgtttggtcCAACCCAAAATTCAAAATGTGTCATCACACATGTTAAAGAAAAGTAGAAAATGTTCACATCTGAGACGCAgcaattttcattaaaattaacaAAGAGGGCTATTGATCGATTGATTGAATACTAAAGAAGTCGTGACAAATAATATTTAAGATTCC is a genomic window containing:
- the btbd10b gene encoding BTB/POZ domain-containing protein 10 isoform X2; this translates as MAARLPSYDSNSSDTEIWERKTASRPQKLCRYSSSQARTSRVKEEYRKMSLHGASGGCDRSRDRRRSSDRSRDSSHEREGQLTPCIRNVTSPTRQHNSDRDRDGGSSSRPSSPRPQRVSPSGSSSSGVVSSRNSSLSSTEGTFKSLAAGEMVFVYENPKEGGAGGTVGNRNIRTSERVTLIVDNTRFVVDPSIFTAQPNTMLGRMFGSGREHNFTRPNEKGEYEVAEGISSTVFRAILDYYKSGIIRCPDGISIPELREACDYLCISFDYSTIKCRDLSALMHELSNDGARRQFEFYLEEMVLPLMVASAQSGERECHIVVLTDDDVVDWDEEYPPQMGEEYSQIIYSTKLYRFFKYIENRDVAKSVLKERGLKKIRLGIEGYPTYKEKVKKRPGGRPEVIYNYVQRPFIRMSWEKEEGKSRHVDFQCVKSKSITNLAAAAADIPQDQLVVMHPGPQVDELDILPNHPPSGNHYSNNYSNEPDPDAPSPAV
- the btbd10b gene encoding BTB/POZ domain-containing protein 10 isoform X1 codes for the protein MAARLPSYDSNSSDTEIWERKTASRPQKLCRYSSSSQARTSRVKEEYRKMSLHGASGGCDRSRDRRRSSDRSRDSSHEREGQLTPCIRNVTSPTRQHNSDRDRDGGSSSRPSSPRPQRVSPSGSSSSGVVSSRNSSLSSTEGTFKSLAAGEMVFVYENPKEGGAGGTVGNRNIRTSERVTLIVDNTRFVVDPSIFTAQPNTMLGRMFGSGREHNFTRPNEKGEYEVAEGISSTVFRAILDYYKSGIIRCPDGISIPELREACDYLCISFDYSTIKCRDLSALMHELSNDGARRQFEFYLEEMVLPLMVASAQSGERECHIVVLTDDDVVDWDEEYPPQMGEEYSQIIYSTKLYRFFKYIENRDVAKSVLKERGLKKIRLGIEGYPTYKEKVKKRPGGRPEVIYNYVQRPFIRMSWEKEEGKSRHVDFQCVKSKSITNLAAAAADIPQDQLVVMHPGPQVDELDILPNHPPSGNHYSNNYSNEPDPDAPSPAV
- the btbd10b gene encoding BTB/POZ domain-containing protein 10 isoform X5, producing MSLHGASGGCDRSRDRRRSSDRSRDSSHEREGQLTPCIRNVTSPTRQHNSDRDRDGGSSSRPSSPRPQRVSPSGSSSSGVVSSRNSSLSSTEGTFKSLAAGEMVFVYENPKEGGAGGTVGNRNIRTSERVTLIVDNTRFVVDPSIFTAQPNTMLGRMFGSGREHNFTRPNEKGEYEVAEGISSTVFRAILDYYKSGIIRCPDGISIPELREACDYLCISFDYSTIKCRDLSALMHELSNDGARRQFEFYLEEMVLPLMVASAQSGERECHIVVLTDDDVVDWDEEYPPQMGEEYSQIIYSTKLYRFFKYIENRDVAKSVLKERGLKKIRLGIEGYPTYKEKVKKRPGGRPEVIYNYVQRPFIRMSWEKEEGKSRHVDFQCVKSKSITNLAAAAADIPQDQLVVMHPGPQVDELDILPNHPPSGNHYSNNYSNEPDPDAPSPAV
- the btbd10b gene encoding BTB/POZ domain-containing protein 10 isoform X3; translation: MAARLPSYDSNSSDTEIWERKTASRPQKLCSSSQARTSRVKEEYRKMSLHGASGGCDRSRDRRRSSDRSRDSSHEREGQLTPCIRNVTSPTRQHNSDRDRDGGSSSRPSSPRPQRVSPSGSSSSGVVSSRNSSLSSTEGTFKSLAAGEMVFVYENPKEGGAGGTVGNRNIRTSERVTLIVDNTRFVVDPSIFTAQPNTMLGRMFGSGREHNFTRPNEKGEYEVAEGISSTVFRAILDYYKSGIIRCPDGISIPELREACDYLCISFDYSTIKCRDLSALMHELSNDGARRQFEFYLEEMVLPLMVASAQSGERECHIVVLTDDDVVDWDEEYPPQMGEEYSQIIYSTKLYRFFKYIENRDVAKSVLKERGLKKIRLGIEGYPTYKEKVKKRPGGRPEVIYNYVQRPFIRMSWEKEEGKSRHVDFQCVKSKSITNLAAAAADIPQDQLVVMHPGPQVDELDILPNHPPSGNHYSNNYSNEPDPDAPSPAV
- the btbd10b gene encoding BTB/POZ domain-containing protein 10 isoform X4, with product MAARLPSYDSNSSDTEIWERKTASRPQKLCSSQARTSRVKEEYRKMSLHGASGGCDRSRDRRRSSDRSRDSSHEREGQLTPCIRNVTSPTRQHNSDRDRDGGSSSRPSSPRPQRVSPSGSSSSGVVSSRNSSLSSTEGTFKSLAAGEMVFVYENPKEGGAGGTVGNRNIRTSERVTLIVDNTRFVVDPSIFTAQPNTMLGRMFGSGREHNFTRPNEKGEYEVAEGISSTVFRAILDYYKSGIIRCPDGISIPELREACDYLCISFDYSTIKCRDLSALMHELSNDGARRQFEFYLEEMVLPLMVASAQSGERECHIVVLTDDDVVDWDEEYPPQMGEEYSQIIYSTKLYRFFKYIENRDVAKSVLKERGLKKIRLGIEGYPTYKEKVKKRPGGRPEVIYNYVQRPFIRMSWEKEEGKSRHVDFQCVKSKSITNLAAAAADIPQDQLVVMHPGPQVDELDILPNHPPSGNHYSNNYSNEPDPDAPSPAV